A section of the Triplophysa dalaica isolate WHDGS20190420 chromosome 8, ASM1584641v1, whole genome shotgun sequence genome encodes:
- the LOC130427935 gene encoding inactive all-trans-retinol 13,14-reductase-like, with the protein MRTTTLTRRWTPSRVPARTTTSSQVFAPPPALGCWYSSLSQRFNLQRVKMRWFLLFFEWFVDYARCTYWNLFGRRSGLCSGSISSPGPLDPDKKKKNGVLRKEFDEFEVPKNLDVIVICSGVGGLTVAATLAKLGKKVLVLEQDEQAGGLCKTFSVKGFEFDSGFHYVGQLHENGFLKVALDLITDGQVHFAEQDAHVDTVVIGKGKQRKEYTIYSGKRQMEAYLTKQFPNDTKAVEELFKIMKIASKKIHLLCMLKMLPLWFTRFLLWSGIADLISPLFRYSRTSTTDVLKSLTVNRDLLTVFSQTFYGVPPKNSSCMIDALLLHHSKLEVYYPKGGTSEITYRIIQFVEKHGGKVLMKAPVSSILLDEKENAYGVTVKIDGEIEIKAPVIVSNAGMFNTFRKLLPPEVQAHPGIQDYVHTLKPGKAYFQVFAGFNGTEEDLGVSSTNMRLFKTNNMDEVLEEYFDLDKEDAPDNIPMMYMSFPSARDPTSHTLFLGQSHMVIQTMVNPKWFRKWNNMNEMDRGDEYEKYKMRFANHLFDWACVHFPKLREKLLMMHAVSPINMHGLGATNGSMLSAEHSLERYRPLNIAKIRCNTPIKNLYLSGQDIFSAGFSGALHGGLLCASSFLDHCLYIDLLLQQKKLKNREAKKLQ; encoded by the exons GGTCTTCGCTCCACCACCAGCACTAGGCTGCTGGTACTCATCCCTCTCGCAACGTTTTAACCTCCAGCGAGTAAAGATGAGGTGGTTCCTGCTCTTCTTCGAATGGTTCGTGGACTATGCTCGTTGCACATACTGGAACTTGTTTGGCAGGAGAAGTGGACTGTGCAGTGGATCCATTAGTTCTCCGGGACCTCTAGAtccagacaaaaagaaaaagaacgGAGTCCTTAGAAAAG AATTTGATGAGTTTGAAGTGCCCAAAAATCTGGATGTGATCGTGATCTGCAGTGGTGTCGGTGGCCTGACGGTTGCCGCAACTTTAGCCAAACTAGGAAAGAAAGTTCTGGTTTTGGAGCAAGATGAGCAGGCAGGAGGTCTGTGTAAGACATTCAGTGTGAAGGGCTTCGAGTTTGACTCTG GCTTCCATTATGTGGGGCAACTTCACGAGAACGGATTCTTGAAGGTGGCATTGGATCTGATCACTGACGGCCAGGTGCATTTCGCCGAGCAGGACGCTCACGTGGACACTGTAGTTATTGGAAAAGGAAAGCAGAGAAAAGAATACACAATCTACAGCGGCAAGAGACAGATGGAAGCTTATCTTACAAAACAGTTTCCCAATGACACGAAAGCAGTCGAAGAGCTTTTCAAAATCATGAAG ATCGCCTCTAAGAAGATACATCTGCTGTGCATGCTGAAGATGCTTCCGCTCTGGTTCACTCGATTCTTACTGTGGAGTGGAATCGCCGATTTAATCTCGCCGCTTTTCAGATACTCCCGCACCAGCACCACAGACGTGCTCAAGTCTTTAACAGTCAACAGAGATCTTCTGACTGTcttttctcaaacattttatG GCGTCCCACCTAAAAACTCCAGCTGCATGATAGACGCGCTCCTCCTGCATCACTCCAAGCTTGAGGTCTACTATCCTAAAGGCGGCACCAGTGAGATCACTTATCGCATTATTCAGTTTGTGGAAAAGCACGGAGGAAAAGTCCTGATGAAAGCTCCTGTGTCCAGCATTCTACTTGATGAAAAAGAAAACGCATACG GAGTGACCGTAAAGATAGACGGAGAAATTGAAATCAAGGCTCCAGTGATTGTTTCAAATGCTGGAATGTTCAACACCTTCAGGAAACTTCTGCCTCCAGAGGTTCAGGCTCATCCTG GCATTCAGGATTATGTACATACTCTGAAACCAGGCAAAGCATATTTCCAGGTGTTTGCAGGTTTTAATGGCACTGAGGAAGATTTGGGTGTCTCATCCACCAACATGAGACTCTTTAAGACAAACAACATGGATGAAGT GTTGGAAGAGTACTTTGATTTAGACAAGGAGGATGCGCCTGATAATATTCCCATGATGTACATGTCCTTCCCTTCTGCTAGAGATCCCACCTCACACAC attgtttttagGACAGTCACATATGGTGATACAAACAATGGTCAATCCAAAGTGGTTTAGAAAATGGAACAACATGAATGAGATGGACAGAGGAGACGAATATGAAAAGTACAAGATGAGATTTGCCAACCATCTCTTTGACTGGGCTTGTGTTCACTTCCCCAAACTGAGAGAGAAG TTGTTGATGATGCATGCAGTCAGTCCCATCAACATGCATGGACTTGGTGCCACAAATGGATCCATGCTGTCTGCAGAGCACAGTCTGGAGAGATACCGGCCTCTGAACATCGCCAAGATCAGATGCAACACACCGATCAAGAACCTCTACCTGTCAG gaCAAGATATTTTCTCCGCTGGGTTCTCTGGCGCTTTGCACGGCGGTCTTCTCTGTGCTTCATCTTTTCTGGATCACTGCCTGTACATTGACCTTCTGCTCCagcaaaaaaagctaaaaaacaGGGAAGCCAAGAAACTACAGTGA
- the LOC130427933 gene encoding integrin beta-2-like isoform X1 codes for MTQEMLQSVCLRGLLLLLVGKHVCTQEQCLKASVKSCGDCIISGPGCAWCKDLNFNKPGEQEAVRCDTVAVLTDKGCSAIIDPQNKLNKISIKPLTNGSHPVQITPQEIELNLRPGKPHTFTVTFKRAEGYPVDLYYLMDLSYSMKDDLENVKKLGSDLLNELKRKTGNARIGFGAFVDKTLLPFTDTNEVKLQRPCPDKNEPCQPAFGFEHVLSLTADGKKFKKMVAKQHISGNLDAPEGSLDAIMQAAVCMKEIGWGNSTRLLVLATDDGFHMAGDGKLAAILEPNQGTCQLVNNKYSKSNFWDYPSVGQIARKLEEQNIQPIFAVTKKMESVYESLSQLIPKSAVGVLSDDSSNVVNLIVDAYNNLTSEVIMAHDFLPNHISIKYASDCKDGEMFSDRGRCANVAIGQTVAFDVTVTAEKCIKNQTFNIGPLGFGEKLKVTVSTRCECECDDTNKPHPHCGGSGVVVCGGCRCNQGFIGGHCECQIGQKDEASLRAQCKKDNGTECEGKGDCVCGRCQCHITEGNSQYYGEFCDCDDEHCENFNNTQCGGHGQCKCGKCKCHEGYEGTACHCAISDVACKTQGTVCHNRGTCVCNQCECLREYKRPYCKECPTCQAPCQQSASCVECLAFESGPFKKNCSEACNHLKLSISEKLAKSDCRVKDAEGCWMTFTMTEQDGFDKYLVNVLKSRDCPKGPNIAAIVGGSLAGGALIGLLILLIVKACLHARDLRDWRRFEEDRKLEKFSGINPIFQNATIIQNPTFSEDS; via the exons GAAATGCTGCAATCGGTTTGTCTGAGGGGACTTCTCCTGTTGTTGGTGGGAAAACATG TGTGCACACAGGAGCAATGCTTAAAAGCTTCTGTTAAATCATGTGGAGACTGCATCATATCTGGACCTGGCTGTGCCTGGTGTAAAGATTTG AATTTCAACAAGCCTGGAGAGCAGGAAGCAGTACGTTGCGACACTGTTGCTGTGCTGACAGATAAAGGGTGCTCAGCTATAATAGACCCCcagaataaattaaacaaaatttcaATCAAGCCCCTGACGAATGGCTCTCATCCAGTACAAATCACTCCACAAGAAATAGAGCTGAATCTTAGACCAG GGAAACCCCACACATTTACAGTAACTTTTAAAAGAGCTGAAGGCTATCCTGTGGACCTTTACTACCTGATGGATCTCTCCTACTCTATGAAAGATGATCTGGAGAATGTTAAAAAGCTGGGATCAGATTTACTCAATGAGCTTAAGAGAAAGACTGGCAATGCCAGAATAG GCTTTGGTGCATTTGTCGACAAGACTTTGCTTCCATTCACGGACACCAACGAAGTGAAGCTCCAAAGACCTTGTCCTGACAAAAATGAACCATGTCAACCAGCCTTTGGCTTTGAGCACGTACTTTCTCTGACTGCCGATGGAAAGAAATTCAAAAAAATGGTAGCCAAGCAGCACATATCTGGAAACCTGGACGCACCAGAGGGAAGTCTGGACGCCATCATGCAAGCTGCAGTCTGCATG AAAGAGATCGGCTGGGGAAACAGCACTCGGCTGCTGGTGCTGGCCACAGATGATGGCTTCCACATGGCAGGGGACGGTAAACTCGCCGCCATTCTGGAACCAAACCAAGGAACTTGTCAGCTGGTCAACAACAAGTACAGCAAGAGCAACTTCTGG GATTACCCATCTGTTGGTCAGATAGCTCGGAAGCTAGAGGAGCAAAATATACAACCAATTTTTGCCGTCACCAAGAAAATGGAAAGTGTGTACGAA AGCCTCAGTCAACTGATCCCCAAGTCAGCTGTTGGAGTGCTTTCTGACGACTCGAGCAATGTGGTTAATCTGATTGTGGATGCATACAAT AACTTAACCTCTGAAGTGATTATGGCCCATGATTTCCTCCCAAACCACATATCTATTAAATATGCATCAGACTGTAAAGATGGAGAAATGTTCAGTGACAGGGGGAGATGTGCTAATGTGGCTATTGGACAAACG GTGGCTTTTGATGTTACAGTGACAGCagagaaatgcattaaaaaccaGACGTTCAACATTGGGCCCTTGGGCTTTGGTGAAAAACTAAAGGTGACTGTTTCCACTCGATGTGAGTGCGAGTGTGACGATACAAATAAACCTCATCCTCACTGCGGGGGTAGTGGAGTAGTGGTCTGTGGTGGCTGCAG GTGTAACCAGGGTTTCATAGGGGGGCATTGTGAGTGCCAGATAGGCCAAAAAGACGAAGCCTCATTGAGAGCTCAGTGCAAGAAAGACAACGGGACGGAGTGCGAGGGAAAAGGAGACTGTGTGTGCGGGCGCTGCCAATGTCACATCACAGAGGGCAACAGTCAATACTACGGCGAATTCTGTGATTGTGACGATGAGCACTGTGAAAACTTTAACAATACACAGTGTGGAG GTCATGGCCAATGCAAATGTGGTAAATGTAAGTGTCACGAAGGCTATGAGGGAACGGCGTGTCACTGTGCAATATCTGATGTAGCCTGCAAGACACAAGGAACCGTGTGTCACAACCGTGGCACGTGTGTATGTAACCAGTGCGAATGCCTAAGGGAATACAAGAGGCCCTACTGCAAAGAATGTCCTACATGTCAAGCCCCCTGTCAACAATCAGC GAGTTGTGTTGAATGTTTGGCCTTTGAAAGCGGTCCGTTCAAGAAGAACTGCTCAGAAGCATGCAATCACCTTAAACTCAGCATTAGTGAAAAACTGGCCAAGAGCGACTGTCGCGTCAAAGATGCAGAAGGGTGCTGGATGACATTTACAATGACTGAGCAAGATGGATTTGACAAGTACTTGGTCAATGTCCTAAAAAGCAGAG ATTGTCCCAAAGGGCCAAACATAGCGGCCATCGTAGGAGGATCTCTGGCAGGTGGAGCTCTGATTGGTCTCTTGATCCTACTCATTGTCAAGGCATGCCTTCATGCAAGGGACCTAAGAGATTGGAGAAGATTCGAAGAAGACAGGAAACTTGAAAAATTCTCC GGTATCAATCCAATATTCCAGAACGCAACCATAATTCAAAATCCAACATTTTCTGAAGATTCTTGA
- the LOC130427933 gene encoding integrin beta-2-like isoform X2, with product MDLSYSMKDDLENVKKLGSDLLNELKRKTGNARIGFGAFVDKTLLPFTDTNEVKLQRPCPDKNEPCQPAFGFEHVLSLTADGKKFKKMVAKQHISGNLDAPEGSLDAIMQAAVCMKEIGWGNSTRLLVLATDDGFHMAGDGKLAAILEPNQGTCQLVNNKYSKSNFWDYPSVGQIARKLEEQNIQPIFAVTKKMESVYESLSQLIPKSAVGVLSDDSSNVVNLIVDAYNNLTSEVIMAHDFLPNHISIKYASDCKDGEMFSDRGRCANVAIGQTVAFDVTVTAEKCIKNQTFNIGPLGFGEKLKVTVSTRCECECDDTNKPHPHCGGSGVVVCGGCRCNQGFIGGHCECQIGQKDEASLRAQCKKDNGTECEGKGDCVCGRCQCHITEGNSQYYGEFCDCDDEHCENFNNTQCGGHGQCKCGKCKCHEGYEGTACHCAISDVACKTQGTVCHNRGTCVCNQCECLREYKRPYCKECPTCQAPCQQSASCVECLAFESGPFKKNCSEACNHLKLSISEKLAKSDCRVKDAEGCWMTFTMTEQDGFDKYLVNVLKSRDCPKGPNIAAIVGGSLAGGALIGLLILLIVKACLHARDLRDWRRFEEDRKLEKFSGINPIFQNATIIQNPTFSEDS from the exons ATGGATCTCTCCTACTCTATGAAAGATGATCTGGAGAATGTTAAAAAGCTGGGATCAGATTTACTCAATGAGCTTAAGAGAAAGACTGGCAATGCCAGAATAG GCTTTGGTGCATTTGTCGACAAGACTTTGCTTCCATTCACGGACACCAACGAAGTGAAGCTCCAAAGACCTTGTCCTGACAAAAATGAACCATGTCAACCAGCCTTTGGCTTTGAGCACGTACTTTCTCTGACTGCCGATGGAAAGAAATTCAAAAAAATGGTAGCCAAGCAGCACATATCTGGAAACCTGGACGCACCAGAGGGAAGTCTGGACGCCATCATGCAAGCTGCAGTCTGCATG AAAGAGATCGGCTGGGGAAACAGCACTCGGCTGCTGGTGCTGGCCACAGATGATGGCTTCCACATGGCAGGGGACGGTAAACTCGCCGCCATTCTGGAACCAAACCAAGGAACTTGTCAGCTGGTCAACAACAAGTACAGCAAGAGCAACTTCTGG GATTACCCATCTGTTGGTCAGATAGCTCGGAAGCTAGAGGAGCAAAATATACAACCAATTTTTGCCGTCACCAAGAAAATGGAAAGTGTGTACGAA AGCCTCAGTCAACTGATCCCCAAGTCAGCTGTTGGAGTGCTTTCTGACGACTCGAGCAATGTGGTTAATCTGATTGTGGATGCATACAAT AACTTAACCTCTGAAGTGATTATGGCCCATGATTTCCTCCCAAACCACATATCTATTAAATATGCATCAGACTGTAAAGATGGAGAAATGTTCAGTGACAGGGGGAGATGTGCTAATGTGGCTATTGGACAAACG GTGGCTTTTGATGTTACAGTGACAGCagagaaatgcattaaaaaccaGACGTTCAACATTGGGCCCTTGGGCTTTGGTGAAAAACTAAAGGTGACTGTTTCCACTCGATGTGAGTGCGAGTGTGACGATACAAATAAACCTCATCCTCACTGCGGGGGTAGTGGAGTAGTGGTCTGTGGTGGCTGCAG GTGTAACCAGGGTTTCATAGGGGGGCATTGTGAGTGCCAGATAGGCCAAAAAGACGAAGCCTCATTGAGAGCTCAGTGCAAGAAAGACAACGGGACGGAGTGCGAGGGAAAAGGAGACTGTGTGTGCGGGCGCTGCCAATGTCACATCACAGAGGGCAACAGTCAATACTACGGCGAATTCTGTGATTGTGACGATGAGCACTGTGAAAACTTTAACAATACACAGTGTGGAG GTCATGGCCAATGCAAATGTGGTAAATGTAAGTGTCACGAAGGCTATGAGGGAACGGCGTGTCACTGTGCAATATCTGATGTAGCCTGCAAGACACAAGGAACCGTGTGTCACAACCGTGGCACGTGTGTATGTAACCAGTGCGAATGCCTAAGGGAATACAAGAGGCCCTACTGCAAAGAATGTCCTACATGTCAAGCCCCCTGTCAACAATCAGC GAGTTGTGTTGAATGTTTGGCCTTTGAAAGCGGTCCGTTCAAGAAGAACTGCTCAGAAGCATGCAATCACCTTAAACTCAGCATTAGTGAAAAACTGGCCAAGAGCGACTGTCGCGTCAAAGATGCAGAAGGGTGCTGGATGACATTTACAATGACTGAGCAAGATGGATTTGACAAGTACTTGGTCAATGTCCTAAAAAGCAGAG ATTGTCCCAAAGGGCCAAACATAGCGGCCATCGTAGGAGGATCTCTGGCAGGTGGAGCTCTGATTGGTCTCTTGATCCTACTCATTGTCAAGGCATGCCTTCATGCAAGGGACCTAAGAGATTGGAGAAGATTCGAAGAAGACAGGAAACTTGAAAAATTCTCC GGTATCAATCCAATATTCCAGAACGCAACCATAATTCAAAATCCAACATTTTCTGAAGATTCTTGA